The nucleotide sequence AGCGCTAATCGGAACGGCGGGGATAGATCCGCAGCAATATACGAGACTGATCGGCTCAACGTATAATCCAAATTTTTCTGTTGCGCTGCTGCTTTTGGGATTATCCTTTCTTTTTGCTGATTGCTTGAAGAGTCTTGAGAAAGGTACGTATACTAAATTATCCATTCAATTGGGTGCTGTCTGCATGTTCAGTCACGCCATTTTATTAACGGGTTCCAAAGCAGGATTCGTTACAATGCTTATTATATTTGTTTTCTTTTTACTCAAATGGAACAAGTGGATTTCTGTTGCACTTATTACTTTGATGCTACTAAATATTCCGTTGATCACAAACTTGATGCCAAGAAGTGACGAACTGCTTGTATCTGCAGAGATAAGAAAAGAAATATGGAGAAATTCTATTAACCTGTGGCAAGGACATTCTTTGTTCGGAGTAACACCTATTGGATTTTACGAAGGATATTATTATCGTTTCAGTGAACATGTTCCCCATGCACATAACATGATTATAGGGTTTTTTACAGAGTATGGTGCTTTAGGCGGGATAGCTTTGCTTATGGTTTTATTTATAAATGGATATAAGATCGTTTACTTGGCTTTGTCGGTGAAAAATAACAAGATCTATCTCGATCACTTTTTGCTCTCTTTACCTGTAATTTTTTTAACAGGTATTTTTGATTATGTATTATACTCTCCACAGGTTGCCATCATGATTGTGACACTTTTAGCATGCTGGGATCAATATACGGCGAAGGTTTCGTTAACTAGCATTAACCTTGTTCAAATAAAGACAAAAGTAATGAATCTATCTTTTTTTAAGAGTAAGAAAACAGCGAACGAACGATTGGGAAAAAGCGAGTAGTAAATAGGAGCGTAAACGTTAACAAGCCCCTGATGTTAAAGGGGCTCACTGTTCTTATCTTTTTTCAACTTCACATCATGTTTCTTCGCCAATTTTTCTACATCCGTTCGATAATCCCTCATCATTTTACGAGCGGTGTTCAGTTTCTGGTTCGCCTCGTTGATCATGGCGCTGTCTTGGTTTTCGATTGCTGTCGTAATTAACAAAAACGCGCTCGCTTGTATGTTTGCCGCCTCAATATAGTCTTCGTGAATTTTTCGGAGTTCCTCTGTTTCGATGTCCACCGCTTCTAGATCACTAATAAACGCGTTGTACTCGGGGATAATCTCTAATTTCAGCGCATCGTAAAGTGTGTAATCATCCGTGTAGTTTATGCCGGTCACATCCGCATATTTTCCCACAATTTCTGTCTCGTCATCAGCTAATGCAGGCATCTGTTCGTTCACATAGTTTAGCAGGTCATCCTGTATCGGGTCACCGCACCCTGAAAGGATAAAAATGAACGTGAGAATACTCGCTAACACACATTTTTTCATTAAATTCATCAGCCACCTCCCTCAATCACTGTATTCATGGTGAAAATTGTCCTATGACTGTGTAATTGAAGTGAGTTTTACGTAGGTGGAGTGGTGTGGTGCGTGAAAAATTGTTGCAGCTGAGGTAAACACCTCAATCTTGCGCGAATGTATAACAGATAATACGCTGAAGTGATGGGCGACTATTGGAGATAAAACCGATTTAGCGATGATGATATGAAAATCGGACCGATCTTCAAAGACGGCAAGTATCTGTTTAATGAAAAGATACCGAGGTTAGATGAGGTTAGGAGCATATAGTAAAATAGAGTTTATGGTGATGTATTCACGTTTTTTTATAAACAAATATCCGTAAGTAAAGAAGTAGAAAAAAGAGAGCTTCCACCACATGCGTAACTACTCTCAGAATAGGATGGAAAGTGAAATCGAACAGAACGTGTGCGATACAATATATACCTGTTAAGATGATCAAAGCATTTAATAAGGGTTTCATTTGATTGGTTCAGCAGCCTTTACATGAATGTAGTATTCATGTTAAATAATAACATAATTATGGTAATTAAACCTTCGAAGTTTGGGAAATGGTATTATGATTTTAGGTAGTTTTTGATAAACAGCAATAGGAGGAACCATGTTACAAAAATTCGGTTTTTCACAATATGAAAGTCAGGTGTTCGAGGTCCTCGCATCGAGTGAGGAACCGATGGATGCGACGAACATCGTTAAATATTCAGGTGTCCCAAAGTCTAAGATCTATGAAGTGCTGTCTCGCATGATTGAAAAAGGGATGGTCCTGGATTCAGTTTCGGAAAAAAAGAAGCTGTATACGGCGCTTCCATTAGCAATCGTGATTGAAAAGCTGACGACTGAGTTTCAGGAAAACGTGCAGCAGCTTAAAAACAATACGAGTAAGAGAAAGTTCTATGATGAACACGTTTGGAGCCTGAAGGTGGATTCGTCCATTCGCGCACAGACGAAGCAGCTTTTACAAACGGCGGAGAAATCAATTCGTGTTTCTGGCTGGCAGGACGACATCCAGGAGATCTTGCCTTTGCTTCAAGAAAAAGAAAAGCAGGGAGTAGATGTGGAGGTCCTTGTGGTAGGTGAGCTGAAGTCAACACTTTCCCACGTACATACGCTGATCCCGGCACAAGAGCATCATTCGTTGGAAAGGTTCCGCTTAGTGGTCGTTGATGAAACCGAGGTCATCTTTGCGGGTATGGAAGGGCAAAGCTGGCAAGCATTGAAGACTAAATCCCGACCGTTCATAAAAGTTTTCATTGAGTTCTTTTATCATGATGTGGCGTTAGCGAAAATCACCGAAAAGCATTCGGATCTA is from Fictibacillus sp. b24 and encodes:
- a CDS encoding O-antigen ligase family protein; the protein is MHKAWKKGEKVKLTLGLFLLGCMFVSTICASIAMNNYSYFLVSALILAYMGLYMKIANNRLKVFRSFKYVVIFGGVYFYGIYPFQQWMMEMPVLSYFTGAALIGTAGIDPQQYTRLIGSTYNPNFSVALLLLGLSFLFADCLKSLEKGTYTKLSIQLGAVCMFSHAILLTGSKAGFVTMLIIFVFFLLKWNKWISVALITLMLLNIPLITNLMPRSDELLVSAEIRKEIWRNSINLWQGHSLFGVTPIGFYEGYYYRFSEHVPHAHNMIIGFFTEYGALGGIALLMVLFINGYKIVYLALSVKNNKIYLDHFLLSLPVIFLTGIFDYVLYSPQVAIMIVTLLACWDQYTAKVSLTSINLVQIKTKVMNLSFFKSKKTANERLGKSE
- a CDS encoding TrmB family transcriptional regulator: MLQKFGFSQYESQVFEVLASSEEPMDATNIVKYSGVPKSKIYEVLSRMIEKGMVLDSVSEKKKLYTALPLAIVIEKLTTEFQENVQQLKNNTSKRKFYDEHVWSLKVDSSIRAQTKQLLQTAEKSIRVSGWQDDIQEILPLLQEKEKQGVDVEVLVVGELKSTLSHVHTLIPAQEHHSLERFRLVVVDETEVIFAGMEGQSWQALKTKSRPFIKVFIEFFYHDVALAKITEKHSDLMMNDEEIKSVLMKLRY